From Fundulus heteroclitus isolate FHET01 unplaced genomic scaffold, MU-UCD_Fhet_4.1 scaffold_80, whole genome shotgun sequence:
caggtacagggccacctggacttaagtacgttccccagtctgttcgtcctgaggttctacgttggagtcatgacacgaagttttccgcccatccgggcatttttagaacccagtcccaAGTCTCCCGGCGTTTttggtggccttcatggactaAGGATGTTAGAGAATATGTTCTAGCCTGTcccgtttgcgcccagaataagtcttctactcagccaccttccggtttgttaaatcctcttcccatccccagacgtccTTGGTCCCACATTgcgattgatttcgttaccggtctccccttgtcccaaggtatgtcaactatcttgacggtagttgatcggttttctaagtcctgtcatcttattcctatccgcaaattacccaacgccctccagacagctcagcttcttatcagacatgtgttcagacttcacggcatccctgttgacatcctctctgaccggggtcctcagtttatctcccaggtctggcggcacttttgctctgctctgggtgcccgttatacactcacctctggatatcatcctcagacaaatggccaaactgaacgcatgaaccagcaactagaaactactctccgctgccttacgtcatcttcaccctctgactggaacaagtttttgccctgggtggagtatgcccttaactcacacatcacctcagctactggacgttcaccttttgaagttgctttaggatatcagcctccacttctacccacagatgaactcaggattcccttcacctccgtaaacgactacattgctcgctgccaggacatctggagatcaactatcactgccctcactcgcaccgcagagcggagcaagaggtttgccgaccagcaccgccgaccagctcctcagtatcgccccggtcagaaggtttggttatcttccagagacgttttgtccaacccatccgctaagaagcttgctccccggttcactggtccctatgagatagagacagtgattaacccgagcaccgtccgtttacgtttgccccctcactcccgagtacaccctacttttcatgtgtcccagatcaagcccgttttggacagcaacttgtgccctccttccggaccccctccaccctcccaggacagtcagaaccctcgggttctcagggttgtggatgcccgtcggcgaggtaggggtcaccaatacctcgtcgactgggagggttgtagctctgaggagcgctcgtgggtttccgcagctactatcttgaataaggacttgatttcagatttttgggctactcagcccagcacctcttcgtctgggccgccaggaggcggccgttgaggggggggtagtgtcaggattctctgtgctgctctactctaactctattcctcaggtgtgtctggttggctgaggaggcgtggcccacacctgcagctcgttgcaggcggcttcctctggcttcttaagcagagcgctgacagatggaagacgccagagccttaaccagtcgtggtacgacgtggcctctgtccctactctcggaaaccagcttgtgagtttttgctcttcgtttttgactaatttttggatctctgttttgcctcagattttggtgcttggatgcactcacccgtcttgacgtctcgttccgaagaaacagaccagcagaaccgcctgctcagattttgctctggcgctcccctcatacttcctggatgttacccagcgaggcctgagttcccctctcccggtttctgctggttctgcattcactctggtcaatccatctgtcaaccgttgccgacgaggttcgctcaggatccctcgccagttacatcagccgtcctcagccaccagccgcctaactccagctgagtagaatcatagagtattcccgacgctacttcttcccggttaggtccgcccagctaaatggtaagcagcgcacttctagcaattcccctggttctactttcagagtttcttacttcctctttcttacagactcgccagccttgacgttctgacccagccgactcacccgtagttccgtccatagatctgtctgtttcctaaaataaacatcttaaaactgtgcattgcctcccgatcgtatctgcatgtgggctcgtcacctgaaaaccatgacaagtaGTTCTAATGaaacatgctaccaatgaaggaatggattaacgagaaaggcacactcccttaataaccccaaagagaggtttcctacctctctttggggttattaagggagtgtgcctttctcgtttatttccagaaatggcatatgatttactaggcaccacattaagcacagccagtgatgtaaaactagctacttaccaccagagttTCCTTCAGTGCTGGTCGTAACGTTAGCTTCTGTCcagtaagaatcaaaaacacggcattcGTTAAATTGTATGTTGTGTGCGCAGGTGTGTCTGCCTGTTGGATGTATTTCCTTCCGCGGATGTAAATACCactttgcaatgattgcaaagcaACTCATTGCCATCTTTCTCTTACTTAAAATGAAGCTAAACTTTCGACCGTTTAACCGATGGGGcggcattttgtttttgtttgtttttctcctggtcACGTCGTACTTGCTAACTGAATGCCGTctgcgtaacttgcgtaaaaaacgtgacgtaacttgcaTAAAAAAATGTCGTCCTGCCGTTGTGCTGCTCAGAGCCGCAGCCAATATCCAGCAACTTCGCACAGCCATTGAAGAGGAGTGGACCATCGTTTCACATGCCACAATTGGCGATCTTATCAACTCTATGCGAAGGAGATGTGTTGCACTGCGTGAGGCAAATGGTGGTCACACCAGATACTGACTGGTTTTCTTAGTCCCCAGACCCTACCccctaataaaacaaaaccgcacctttcagagtggccttttattgtgggcagtctaaggcacacccgtgcactaatcatggtgtctaatcagcatcttgatatggcacacctgtgagaTGGATTATCTCGGCAAAGGCgaagtgctcactatcacagatttagactggtttgagggaaatggtgaaattgtttatgtgcaaaaagttTAGATCTTTCAGTTAATCTCctaaaaaatgggagcaaaaccaaaagtgtttatatttctgttgAGCGTACTTACCTTTTCCATAATTTTATTCCTTTCAAAGATGTTGTTAGCCTTTCTATTTAAAGAAATTGCTAAATTCAGTAGTTAAAAGTAAAAGAATGACAGGTTTAGGAAATCGTATCCTTTTTGTTAGGGTTCTGAATGTTATTATTAACTGCAATCTTGTTTAtctgtttcaaattgtccaatTGTTTTGTTCTCAGGAAACCATATTTTACAGATGATATTATCCTGTGCCTTGGATGAGGAGAcccagaacgtcaaggctgttTTACAGTTTGGTTATAACGCAGAAGACTTCATGATTCTGAATTTAGACAATCTGACATGGGTTGCGCTACAACCACAAGCTATCTCAATTAAAGTTGCGTGGAACGCTGATATTGCTGGACTAATGTTCCATAGGAAGCTTCTCACCCAGATGTGCCCCCAGTGGCTTAAAGGATCATTGGACATAATGAAGAGCATTCCACCAAGAACGGGTAATTATATGAAAAGTTAtattactgtttaaaaaaagtatttaatattgtgtttatttcactTCCAAGTTGAACAATAACAGAATAAGTGGAAAGGCATCACCCTGTTTCTTTCTGTATTTCAAATATAtgaaacaaaacatcaaaaccttatctaaatcttttttttgggggtcaACACAACTTTGAATCTGGTTAGTGGgatggtaaaagtccaagtatTCATTCTCTGTGTTGAATGTGTTGTTGCTGCTTTAAACTAAAGTCAGGATCATTTGGAGCATCCATTCTGAGGTATGATGTTACAGTAGTGTATAGGAATAATTTATAAAATCATTTCAGCATCATATACCTATACGTGATATGTTTTTCCTAGCTATAGCATGACTAAGATTTTGCTCCACATTTTAGATCCCAAAACCCATAACATTataatttaaaaggtaaaattatCATAGTCTACATTAATATTTGCATTTGAAGtaaatcaaaagtaaaaaacaattgGGGAAGTACTCACTCTTATTCTGCCTTGGAGCAAAAAATAATATGTTTTCTAATCACAAAATGACCTAAAACATAAAAGGTTGATTTAAGACTAGATGTAAGGTGCATCTTTCGGTGTCACTGCCTGGTCTGAACTCTTTGCAATTGCTACAAGTTATATTTTAGTCTTGTTTCTTATTTATCTTCATCGTCCCAGTCATTTCCCCATCGTTTGTCTTAATCTGTTGTTTGTATAGCAACCCTTTTTTACTCTATTGACCGATTGTTTCTCCCCTTTCTATTTTCTCCATTCCCAGATCATCCCTCCTTGTCTCTGCTGCAAAGATTGCCTTTTTCTCCAGTCAGCTGCCACGCTACAGGTTTCTATCCAAACAGAGCCCTTTTGTTTTGGAGGAAAGATGGGGAAGAGATTCATGAGAATGTGGATCATGGAGAGATCCTTCCAAACAATGATGGGACCTTCCAGATGAGGGTTTACCTGAACATTTCCTCAATCAGTCCTGAAGACTGGAGGAGGTACGACTGTGTGTTTCAGCTTATTGCCAAAGAGGAAAAAATCATTAAATTGGATGAAGCAAGTATTAGAACCAACAGAGGTAAGCCAAAGGATGTGCCTGTTGCTTTTGTGTAATTTGTTGTCGATTTGttataaatttttaaaaaggtgtCCCATTTCCACAATTTAGCTGACACATGACTCATTAAGCCAATTTTGGCTTCATTTTGgcagtctgtcacagggtaaCATGGAGACACACAGAACAAATAAGCATGCACagacacctaagggcaatttagagtgaCCAACCAACTGACCTAAcagccatgtttttggactgtgggacgAAGCCGTAGataacccatgcatgcacagggagaatatGTTAACCCCGTGCAGAATATGGCAATCTTTAATCTGAACAACAtccatctaaacacttgttCCGAACCTCTCAGTAGAATTAGGTCAAACTGTCTTAGCTGTGCATATGTGACTTATGTCTCTCCTCCTATAATGCAGGAATatggtaatatatatatatatatatatatatatatatatatatatatatatatatatatatatatatatatatatatatatatatatatatatatatatatgtgtgtgtgtgtttcaccaAAGTGAATGTGTAGTCAAGGGACATTGAGGGAGCAGTGTGTGAGATTTAGACGTTCCTGCCAACCTCACTGCATGCTCAGAATGGTGATTACAAACTGAAGTTGGTGGCACAAATATTTTGCCCTACCATTCTGGGTGCTTAGAAGAAgaattgtgtttgtttgttttctttgtttttcagcacAGACAGAAGTACAACTTCTTCTGTGGGTTTTTACAGGGAAATTTGACACCCATGCtcagtgttttttattctgtataaAGCCGTCTCCAAATAAACATATACCATGATTGGATTTATTAGTGCCCATATATATTCAGAGTATTTTTTCGTTTTTATTCTaaacacatttcaatctgatCAATGAATTTTGCCAATTTAAAGACCCTgtgaaattttgttttaattttctgaggttttggggatATAATatgggctgttgagcactgaTGAGGCTTTGTTAATGTCTAAATTGAATACCAAAGTCAGGGACGGCTGGTATAGGTGGGCTAGTAGGGCTAAGCCCTGCCTGatgtttacaataaaaaatttataatacttaataaacacattttaaaaactataGGTCACATATTTTGtcaaatttccaaaaaaaaaaaaaaaaaaaaaaaaaaaagaacagtgcCAAATAGTCTTCAGGAAATCCCAGGCTCTTTCCATAGGGCTATTTTTTCACAACCCCGCTTGTGTAATGTCTTTCATGGTTCAGAATGATTGACAGACGTCTCTCCACGACTCCTCAGTTTGCAGCTCATTGGAGCTAATTTTGTTCAGCCCAGAGTGAGCCCAAGACCATAATTTAGGCAATGTTGGCGGACGTATAATAACATGCATCGAGCGGGAAAGTCTATGTGGGTGTGGTTTGATGTAGACCAAGTAGCTACGATGGTGAGCAAGATTAACATAAACCAGGAGTccattcttcgtacgttgcttaaaacatccgagatcaaatgacacatccaagatgatttcatccggctaatcctgatccggctaattgggttcttcgaacacacctgttgtttatgattagtatggctggattgagttatctgagacaactgcgcgttcatgcgtttgtttaaaaggggaaatgtatcgataatagaaacaatgatcagcaacgctgctattggctgttcagcatggacaaagaacgcccacagtttttctcccaatcagaacacgagcttttaatggaaggttatgctgaatttgagtcattaattaaaacaacaggtaactcctcaaagtctgctaaagccaggagagaggactggcaaaaagtagcagaaaaattaaatgcataagtgctgtccatggtagatgtttctatcactttcaacagtatgtatttttgcattttaataatttcatatttactttgttcttttatgtcagagcctccatgggacccactagaacatggggacaagtaaaagtgaaatgtaagaatattctacaaaatggtagcctttaattattatactttattttaaaaaggcactttttATGGCGACAGATTCAATATGGATGTCATTCCTttgacactggaagtaaaggacgcgtgcaaactgggaattttaactaaaatttctttatctataaaaaatgaagtttttccttttccaagtcatacacagtttacacggtaaaactgtattgctccgtgtctagataatacATCCATAGTtgttttctaatacaatatacggctcggctggaagcaagcctttcaaagtaaaactaaacttcacaataaaatggcctgaacaaatcttcttattGAATatgatgataaaaataaaaagcaaacgatcatacaaataacttaaatattttctatttatggctccaacaccactttttcctctttaaaagccactgttaaatgatgtgtttgtctgtttataacagccaccaagaaaaatctctctacaattacactgttgcgctgcgctaaaggatcctgtctattgcgcaatacgcgattaattcgaaaaactctgcaaattattcttgcaccttccgcaacaggttgctgtcgtaaaaatggacgaCATGGCTAcagcagacttccctatctcctccgcttataaagctgcgatctaatcctgtttacattaaataagtctgctctggagcaggtctaagctggcgcacatgttgctatgacaacaagtgcaggatgtctttcgaagaaccaaacgatccaagatcaggccaaatcgtcaacaatcaaatccagctaactgagttcgcgacgtacgaagaacggacccctggtggattatttgatttctgagaaaaaaaatggaagtgaAGAGGTTAGGGGCGTATAGACCAAAGGATATTGAAATCCAGCAATAGGAAAAGCGTCAaaactgcagtttttctgtgactTGGCTAATGGCAAATATAGCAGAGACGTCTCTTTTCTGCTTTCCGTGTTTGTTTGGAGGAAACACAGCTTGGACTCAACAAGGAATtgttgatctaaaacatttattgttgaAACTCCTAATGCAGTCGAATTAGGCTGGCCAACTGACAGAGGCTCTGTGTAAGCTTGGTTTTTGGTATGTTTTGGTGGCTTTTTAGCAGTTGTCTTTAAGCTGAAAAAGGACATGTCCATTTTTTGCAGATGTTCTTTATTTCTAGTTGCATGCTTCTGTTGTTGGAATCCAGTCTGTAGCATTTTATTACATATAAATAATTATCTGTTAGCCCACCCTACAATTATCACCACCCGCCGCCACTGCCAAAAGTTCGGTCAGCGGTCAGCTCAGAAAACGGGTTGTCTTCATGCGTAGGTTGTAtttctacgtaattcatattctccaatcagagtaAAGGTCGACCGATATATTGTCCGGACGATATTTTCAGctgatatttatgtttttgtcttgtaTCATATTGGCCGATCCATTAGCGCATTCAGCTGCCATGCCTTGATGTCACGTCACACTCATACGTTGCCGCTGCAAGAAAGATGTGACAAGAGTGGTGGAAATTGGCTACGAGTgctctttctctgtgtgtgtgtatgcgtgtgCGCATGTTCCTCTCTGTTTACATCTTTGAGAGTTTCCCTCAGGCTGTTAGAGCATAATAGGTTGGATAGTaaaacatggacattttttAAGTAGATGAAACTAACAGTTTAATATACAAATCAAACAGATGTTCTCAGGAAGGTTATTTGCATTGATGATGTGGTGTAAAAAGCACCAACATTCAGAttgttcacatttctttaaattttttgttatatcgcttttaacaaatattaataCGAAGGTAATTTAGAAAGGCCTGTGCTGCTTTATGAACTGTGCAAACAATtaattgcttatttttttattgttatatgtTCTACAATGTCTGCTAtccattgttaatgttttgtgttttttttaaaggtgtatcgccacattatttgactttcttttaaatttatacaccagtagctcactctgcattcaaactttttatgaaagatcATCACATCCTGTTgacgtattagttgttattatggtgttttatgctttgtttttgctcattttgttaataaataaagccttttgttttgatttacagTTCTAATGGAAGTAGGTCACTGCACAGCAGGGGTAAAATAAGGAAGGGTCTAACGGgcattagcatctcccagccaAACAATTAAgaatgaacggtcatctgcctcgaccgactgggggttacagaagacagagcagagacacaacaagacaaaaaagcacagaagcacacattgatccagtaatctgttctacagaACCACATGTACCATTTATTTAACCAAgagatttttttgtgatttttaatttatgtatttcaGAGACATTGGCGAGTATAAATAGAAATCTTAAAGCTTGACTTTTCTAGTTTGGGTCTGGATGTTCGAGGTTCTTTACAGCTCAgttgtttcttcttttctgctcaaagctCTTTGATAATGTTCTTTGAATCTGTTGGAGTCACTGTTGTAGTTTGAGAGTCACAGCTCAAAGGTCTCTGAAAAATCACTCAGGCTTTGACTTTCCAGGACCTCTCTGTTTTTTGAGCACTTAGTTTTTACAGAACCTCTGGTCTTACTTCTTATTAAGTCTCAGTTCCTAGGTATTGCTGTATTTTCATCTACGGGTCTCTTCTCTAATTTTCCCACCATATTTCCGATTAGTCAGTGATCAGCTGTTTATGAGTCTAAAAATGCTTTAATGATCTTACGTCTGTCATTCTCCACAATCTTAAATGATGTTTCTGTAATAttctaggttctgttttggtttgttcactctcctgccttaggttctctggctgctttgagttttgtcttgtctaggttcctgatttgcttgtttacagttagtttatcctgttttggtcaTCTGTGTTAGTCTtggctttatcttctgttttagttttatacttCGGGGTTGTTTCTTATAAGGtctggtgtagtttgtttctgtccacttgtcctctcagctttttaggtttggtttctgatctgttcttgttttgagcctcagcactgatgtctggtctaattacttactctgcacacctgcctaactccacccctgctgcaatcacctctcaccagtttcacctgcctccacctccatatatactgttgagaccagacatcagtgccaggtcgccttgttggtcttgtcatgttttttgggtGAGCCAATCctgatctgatgtttgtttttttttggaattttgaccAAGTTTTTCCCTTCCAGAGAACCTGAGTTATTTTGCCATGTTACCAGTCAGTTTGTGTTCCTATgaagttctggatgtttttattagtctttttgattattcagtcctttttgcattgctctgctttttgttaaataaatcccttttttaagaacctctgctggtctggctgaattctgggtccgctgccGTGATTCATTACAGTACGACCTGGCCAGTTTTTGGACCCATCGCCAGATCAGTAAGTTCattattttttgcctttttcctGCTCAGCTTTTTAAGTTTTTACTTAAGTCTGCAGCATTCAGAGGGCTCTGTTCCCTGCAGAGCTGTAATGAAGGGAGCATTTGAGGGTTCTAGGCTGGTGCTCTGCCCTCCCGGGTATGGTCCCAGACGTCACCTCCTTGGCAGCAACACTCCCCCGCAGCGGTGCCATCCAGACCCGGGTTTTTTTCTGGAGGTCAGCGTGGAGGTGGTGCAGGAGCTTCGTCCTGACCTTTTCCCGGAGCCGACCCCGTATCCTTTTCCTGATACTGAGGCACAGGGATCGCCGCGGGGCCCGGTGGCTCCATCCAGTCAGGAGGGATCAGCATCCCCGCAGTCTTCACTGTCCGGCTGCCGGAGGAGAAGACGACGGcttgtctgcagctcctccagcagcgGTCCCGGTCAGCGGTCAAATGGGCCTGTCCAGCCACCTTCTGCTGTTGCGTCTCAGTTCCTGTCGGCATACCTCCATGGCCCCTACTGCCACTTCCTGTCCAGCGGTTCAgtttcctccaccttccagccCTGAGACGTCTACTGCTCCTCCTAGTGGGGTCCCAGATGCCGACTACAAGGCTTTGGAGGacaaaataagaacttttgcccCCATAATTAAACGCCTCAGGGAGGCTCTTCGCTGCAGTTATTCTGCAGAATTGGAGGCAAAATTAAGGGACGTTGAGGGCCATTATAGGGCAGCTCTCACGGCTTTCTACAGCCGACCCGCTCCTgtgtctgtccccgagggtccggccgacgcctcggcacctgtgtctgtccccgagggtccggccgacgcctcggcttctGAATCGGTTTCTGAGGGACTGACTGACGCTTCGGTCCCCGAGCCTGcgcaggaggacctgcctccgcccaagccccatgagggggtcctggaggacctgcctccgcccaagccccatgagggggtcctggaggacctgcctccgcccaagccccatgagggggtcctggaggacctgcctccgcccaagccccatgagggggtcctggaggacctgcctccgcccaagccccatgagggggtcctggaggacctgcctccgcccaagccccatgagggggtcctggaggacctgcctccgcccaagccccatgagggggtcctggaggacccgcctccggtctGTGTCCTCAAGCCCTGCGAGgaggtggtccaggaggacctgcctccgcccaagccccatgagggggtcctggaggacccgcctccggtctGTGTCCTCAAGCCCTGCGAGgaggtggtccaggaggacccgcctctagTCTCTGtccgacgccggccgcccaaggccctgctccgacgccggccgcccaaagccctgctccgacgccggccgcccaaagccctgctccgacgccggccgcccaaagccctgctccgacgcGGCCGCCCaaagccctgctccgacgccggccgcccaaagccctgctccgacgccggccgcccaaagccctgctccgacgccggccgcccaaagccctgctccgacgccggccgcccaaagccctgctccgacgccggccgcccaaagccctgctccgacgccggccgccgaaagccctgctccgacgccggccgccgaaagccctgctccgacgccggccgcccaaagccctgctccgacgccggccgcccaaagccctgctccgacgccggcccgcccaaagccctgctccgacgccggccgcccaaagcctgctccgacgccggcccgcccaaagccctgctccgacgccggccgcccaaagccctgctccgacgccggccgcccaaagccctgctccgacgccggccgcccaaagccctgctccgacgccggccgcccaaagccctgctccgacgccggccgcccaaagccctgctccgacgccggccgcccaaagccctgctccgacgccggccgccgaaagccctgctccgacgccggccgccgaaagccctGCTCTGCTTTCTGATGCAGGGTTTTCCTGTAGAGACTCTGCCACGCCGGGGTCGCCCTtttagggttgttttctgtttggagTTGTGTTTTTTGACCTCATTAACAGCTTTCTGTTTCAGATGTTGGCCCTCCATCCTggaaccccctccacccgcccagtctgtcttgttttctttggactCCTGTAGACGTtggagggcgtctggaatccgcccttgagggaggggctctgtaatattctaggttctgttttggtttgttcactctcctgccttaggttctctggctgctttgagttttgtcttgtctaggttcctgatttgcttgtttacagttagtttatcctgttttggtcaTCTGTGTTAGTCTtggctttatcttctgttttagttttatacttCGGGGTTGTTTCTTATAAGGtctggtgtagtttgtttctgtccacttgtcctctcagctttttaggtttggtttctgatctgttcttgttttgagcctcagcactgatgtctggtctaattacttactctgcacacctgcctaactccacccctgctgcaatcac
This genomic window contains:
- the LOC118562030 gene encoding major histocompatibility complex class I-related gene protein-like, with translation MMVLLLFYLFSQASSENHALTVFVTASSGLSNILDVQIYTMVDDNSDAFCDGSNKTVKANSDWVKAFFHDNHELLEFYRNQCFEHLPNLFRGMIAVLNENFKQPEGNHILQMILSCALDEETQNVKAVLQFGYNAEDFMILNLDNLTWVALQPQAISIKVAWNADIAGLMFHRKLLTQMCPQWLKGSLDIMKSIPPRTDHPSLSLLQRLPFSPVSCHATGFYPNRALLFWRKDGEEIHENVDHGEILPNNDGTFQMRVYLNISSISPEDWRRYDCVFQLIAKEEKIIKLDEASIRTNRERTSNITIPIIATVITFVLVSIAAAAGYVLYKRNTAHGTGFEVISVT